The Megalobrama amblycephala isolate DHTTF-2021 linkage group LG7, ASM1881202v1, whole genome shotgun sequence genome window below encodes:
- the LOC125271472 gene encoding protein PERCC1 gives MSKPLIIHNSKRTARLHERHPSSIARMAASVIRTLSNLGFTKPFPPSFFPAEDEEETEEEYEEELREDSLEEEEDGVASESQEEEPWSFDPSPNNTEMTNQLLRFAELISNDVQRYFGRSQDPDACDIYAERPCPKVGGRQRYYADFIKVASSGHVEEPELLGPLAELFQDAQRKGRGLPMSQRRLPISFWTEPFAHRLDVLGDTSTQENSLSMIDTSESSINISTSLSMFSNTSVCTVTSSSVSGTLSSSSTPDFSDLLAHWAMDRENPSEFNCDYQLS, from the exons ATGAGCAAACCGCTAATTATCCATAACTCGAAACGGACAGCAAGACTTCACGAGCGACATCCGTCCAGCATTGCACG GATGGCAGCAAGTGTTATCAGGACACTGAGTAATTTGGGTTTCACAAAACCCTTCCCTCCCTCCTTCTTTCCCGCTGAGGATGAGGAGGAGACTGAAGAGGAATATGAAGAGGAGCTGAGAGAGGACAGTctggaggaggaagaggatggAGTAGCCAGTGAGTCTCAAGAGGAAGAGCCGTGGAGTTTTGATCCCTCCCCCAATAACACTGAGATGACCAACCAGCTCCTGCGGTTCGCTGAACTCATCAGCAACGATGTCCAGCGTTACTTTGGCCGAAGCCAAGACCCTGATGCCTGTGACATTTATGCAGAGAGGCCGTGTCCAAAAGTCGGGGGCCGCCAGCGATATTATGCTGACTTCATCAAAGTAGCATCATCAGGGCATGTGGAGGAGCCTGAGTTGCTCGGGCCCCTTGCAGAGCTCTTTCAAGATGCTCAAAGGAAAGGCCGGGGTTTGCCCATGAGCCAACGGCGCCTGCCAATCAGCTTCTGGACAGAGCCTTTCGCACACCGGCTCGATGTGTTAGGTGATACCAGCACACAGGAGAACTCGCTCAGTATGATCGACACTTCAGAGAGCTCTATCAACATCAGCACCTCATTGAGCATGTTCAGTAACACGAGCGTGTGCACCGTGACCAGCTCCAGTGTCTCAGGGACTCTCAGCAGCTCAAGCACCCCAGACTTCAGTGATTTACTTGCTCACTGGGCCATGGACAGAGAGAATCCCAGTGAATTTAACTGTGACTACCAACTATCATAA
- the pgap6 gene encoding post-GPI attachment to proteins factor 6, translated as MEKYLALCLLLYAIAGCFADDLTYLNEFYSKTPQRLSKYSWFGNVRLYHFRVPEDAVLVRWLLTVSRGSGLNCGNQNITVHFRPGAPPVINPIQTAFPNSTSVSLAHNVTLTVPSGQSVNVTLFNVTHPKPGDWFLAAHLPKDDGKIEQQGLPSCSYLFQAQMFARRAADLPILQYNIPLHQTLTTAPALFKVFVPEFSSRLDVFILNCSVMMGNDCGLSITIGSSTLRQGSEVKQNCSGLANCSASVLIPPWNTWLLVTVESSQPNTTIAFNISANVTVGCKPLSVSSDFNTSAFIRTIIAPQSNSSGALSNASVSTRDQPGLLANSSEPICMRSPSVFREEQDVLSLRFIVSNNNLSVTSDLPTVLALEHSPGDSGGTFVVQLQLNTSSVVGGFARVKACLTPFAPVLHVNHSQTCATGFAQGYSLSVSSNESHVLLRIPFPDAAVWYLSLQTMCNDSVDCRNTSAIVSVSVSISACIDDCGPYGECRLLRTHSYLYGACVCKAGWQGWGCTDGVTAQSYSRQMAAALLLTLSNLFFIPPIVVALHRGYHVEAAIYFFTMFFSSFYHACDQPGVTVMCIMDYDTLQFCDFLGSVVSVWVTIVCMARLQEPIKYLLFMAGTLVISMAMQLDRRGLWNLLGPVLVALVIMVTSWVYRGVKRRQCYPPLWRRWVVFLLPGIVSALIGVCVYVFAQTDSNYYYTHSIWHVMVATSVVFLLPPREKHVPPWGWTNKICSYRRCKNKKVELYTDT; from the exons ATGGAAAAGTATTTAGCACTGTGCCTTTTACTGTATGCTATCGCTGGCTGCTTTGCTGACG ATCTCACTTACTTGAACGAGTTCTACTCTAAAACGCCTCAGAGGTTGTCCAAATACAGCTGGTTCGGGAATGTTCGGCTCTATCACTTCAGAGTACCGGAAGATGCGGTGCTCGTGCGGTGGCTGCTCACGGTCTCACGGGGATCCGGACTGAACTGTGGCAACCAAAACATCACTGT GCACTTTAGACCTGGAGCGCCCCCGGTCATCAACCCCATACAAACTGCCTTTCCGAACTCCACATCAGTCTCTCTTGCTCACAACGTGACGCTGACCGTTCCCAGTGGACAGAGCGTCAATGTGACACTGTTCAATGTGACCCACCCCAAACCTGGTGACTGGTTCCTTGCTGCTCACCTGCCTAAAGATGACGGCAAGATAGAGCAGCAG GGTCTGCCATCTTGCTCATACTTATTCCAGGCACAGATGTTTGCGAGAAGAGCTGCTGACCTGCCAATCCTGCAATACAACATTCCTCTCCATCAAACACTCACGACAGCTCCAGCTCTGTTTAA GGTCTTTGTTCCAGAGTTCTCCTCCAGGTTGGATGTTTTCATCTTGAACTGTTCTGTAATGATGGGAAATGATTGCGGGCTGTCAATCACTATAGGCTCCAGCACTTTGAGGCAGGGCTCGGAAGTGAAACAGAACTGTTCAGGGTTAGCGAACTGCTCCGCATCGGTCCTCATTCCCCCGTGGAACACCTGGTTGCTGGTTACGGTCGAGTCTAGTCAACCAAACACCACAATAGCTTTCAACATCTCTGCCAATGTCACAG TGGGATGTAAACCTTTGAGCGTCTCTTCAGATTTCAACACCTCAGCCTTCATACGTACCATCATTGCTCCCCAAAGCAACAGCTCAGGTGCCCTCAGTAACGCTTCCGTTTCCACGAGAGACCAGCCGGGCCTCCTTGCTAACAGCTCTGAGCCAATCTGCATGAGAAGCCCTTCAGTGTTCAGAGAAGAACAGGATGTGCTATCACTACGCTTCATCGTTTCCAACAACAATCTCAGCGTGACCTCTGACCTTCCAACTGTGCTCGCACTTGAGCACTCTCCTGGTGATAGTGGCGGCACGTTTGTTGTACAGCTCCAGTTGAACACT AGTTCTGTGGTCGGTGGATTTGCCCGTGTCAAAGCATGTCTCACACCTTTTGCTCCTGTACTTCATGTCAACCACAGCCAGACTTGCGCTACAG GGTTTGCACAGGGCTATTCTCTGAGCGTGAGCAGCAATGAATCACATGTGCTGTTGAGGATCCCATTCCCAGATGCAGCAGTGTGGTACCTCAGCCTCCAGACAATGTGCAATGACAG TGTTGACTGCAGGAACACATCAGCCATAGTGAGTGTGTCTGTTAGTATTAGTGCATGCATTGACGACTGTGGGCCGTATGGAGAGTGCAGACTACTACGCACACACAGTTACCTCTACGGCGCATGTGTGTGCAAAGCag GTTGGCAGGGATGGGGCTGTACGGATGGCGTGACTGCGCAGTCGTACTCTCGACAGATGGCAGCAGCTCTGCTCCTCACCCTTAGTAACCTTTTCTTCATCCCGCCCATCGTCGTAGCACTTCACAGAGGATACCACGTCGAAGCCGCCATCTACTTCTTTACCATGTTTTTCTCCTCG TTTTATCACGCGTGTGACCAGCCCGGTGTGACTGTGATGTGTATCATGGACTATGACACCCTCCAGTTCTGTGATTTCTTGGGTTCCGTCGTGTCAGTATGGGTGACCATTGTGTGCATGGCACGGCTTCAGGAGCCAATAAAATAT TTATTGTTTATGGCGGGCACTCTTGTCATTTCCATGGCGATGCAGTTGGACCGCAGAGGCCTCTGGAACCTTCTAGGCCCTGTCCTCGTTGCTCTGGTCATTATGGTCACTTCCTGG GTTTATCGAGGTGTGAAACGTCGTCAATGTTACCCTCCATTATGGCGTCGCTGGGTGGTGTTCCTGCTCCCAGGCATTGTGTCTGCACTGattggagtgtgtgtgtacgtCTTCGCACAGACCGACAGCAACTACTACTACACTCATTCCATATGGCATGTCATGGTGGCCACAAGCGTGGTCTTCCTCTTACCACCCCGTGAAAAACACGTTCCCCCCTGGGGCTGGACAAACAAAATCTGTAGCTACAGGAGAtgtaaaaataagaaagtagAGCTTTACACTGACACCTAA